GTTTAGCCGAAGGGATGCGTTTTTCTTGAGCCCAGGTATAAATTGTTTGAGGTTTCAGCCGCAAATATTCAGCGACCTCTTCAAGGGTCAGAATATCATTACTTTCTTTACTCATAACTTACACTGTCAGTATTATTTATTAAATCATTTTCATCGATTGCAGCATTTTTCTTAAATTCGATATTTTTATGTTTCCTACTGTTT
The window above is part of the Bacteroidota bacterium genome. Proteins encoded here:
- a CDS encoding helix-turn-helix domain-containing protein, which translates into the protein MSKESNDILTLEEVAEYLRLKPQTIYTWAQEKRIPSAKLGKEWRFKKSIIDRWFDQHIDERFKEFL